One region of Triticum aestivum cultivar Chinese Spring chromosome 6B, IWGSC CS RefSeq v2.1, whole genome shotgun sequence genomic DNA includes:
- the LOC123135596 gene encoding zinc finger MYM-type protein 1 isoform X2 — MALVLRFVDEDRILQERFFALIHVTNTKAATLKEVLSSVVSKHAFDVQNLRGQGYDGASNMRGELNGLQALFLRECPYAYYVHCYAHRLQLALVSASKEVVTGAQFFQKLLFIVNTVDSSAKRHDELRDAQLEELARLLAIDDIETGKGANQICTLKRLGDTRWGSHLGSISSLKNMFNAVHSVLQNIASDGSAGSIRADGDTAFNYLSSFEFIFVLCLMEEALEITEDLGQALQNKSQDIVNAMRLVFTTKVRLDEMRSDDGWEAFFDRVVEFCVNHSIDIPDLGETYILRGGRARRQPDHFTKEHYFRVEVFRATLDTQLHELEFRFNDKQVPSEHSQL, encoded by the exons ATGGCATTGGTCCTCAGATTTGTTGATGAAGATCGTATATTGCAAGAGCGGTTCTTTGCCTTGATACATGTGACGAACACCAAAGCCGCAACACTTAAAGAGGTATTGAGTTCTGTGGTATCCAAACATGCTTTTGATGTTCAGAACCTTCGTGGGCAGGGATACGATGGGGCTAGTAATATGAGGGGGGAGCTCAATGGCTTGCAAGCTCTTTTTCTTAGAGAATGCCCGTATGCATATTATGTCCACTGCTATGCTCATCGCTTGCAACTTGCGCTAGTGTCTGCTTCGAAGGAAGTGGTCACTGGTGCTCAATTCTTTCAGAAACTTCTTTTTATTGTAAACACCGTTGACTCCTCTGCAAAGCGCCATGATGAGCTTCGTGATGCCCAGTTGGAGGAACTAGCTCGGTTACTAGCTATTGATGACATTGAAACTGGTAAAGGGGCAAACCAGATCTGCACACTAAAACGACTTGGAGACACTAGATGGGGGTCTCACTTAGGTTCTATATCCAGCCTAAAGAATATGTTTAATGCAGTACATTCAGTACTTCAAAATATAGCATCTGATGGGTCAGCTGGCTCAATTCGTGCAGATGGAGACACTGCTTTCAACTACTTATCTTCTTTTGAGTTCATATTTGTCTTATGTCTGATGGAAGAAGCATTGGAGATAACTGAAGATCTTGGTCAAGCTTTGCAAAATAAATCACAGGACATAGTAAATGCCATGCGTCTAGTGTTCACAACAAAGGTTCGTCTTGATGAAATGAGATCAGATGATGGTTGGGAGGCCTTCTTTGATAGGGTTGTCGAGTTCTGTGTAAATCATTCCATTGATATTCCAGATTTGGGAGAAACTTACATTCTGCGTGGTGGTCGAGCTCGTCGCCAACCAGATCATTTTACTAAGGAGCACTATTTCCGGGTGGAAGTATTTCGTGCAACACTTGATACTCAACTACATGAATTAGAATTCAGGTTCAATGACAAG CAAGTGCCGAGCGAGCATTCTCAACTTTGA
- the LOC123135596 gene encoding zinc finger MYM-type protein 1 isoform X1: protein MALVLRFVDEDRILQERFFALIHVTNTKAATLKEVLSSVVSKHAFDVQNLRGQGYDGASNMRGELNGLQALFLRECPYAYYVHCYAHRLQLALVSASKEVVTGAQFFQKLLFIVNTVDSSAKRHDELRDAQLEELARLLAIDDIETGKGANQICTLKRLGDTRWGSHLGSISSLKNMFNAVHSVLQNIASDGSAGSIRADGDTAFNYLSSFEFIFVLCLMEEALEITEDLGQALQNKSQDIVNAMRLVFTTKVRLDEMRSDDGWEAFFDRVVEFCVNHSIDIPDLGETYILRGGRARRQPDHFTKEHYFRVEVFRATLDTQLHELEFRFNDKVLDLLTTSATLIPKNKFRSFKADDICELVKKYYPADFTQQEIYGLEQQLKHFVVDASNDKDLKNVSTLTNLCRYLFETGRHSIYNLVDRLLRLLLTLPVSTASAERAFSTLKIIKTRLRNTMEDDYLANSLLVKIESEITKKYSYEDVLVHFKGAKKRKANL from the coding sequence ATGGCATTGGTCCTCAGATTTGTTGATGAAGATCGTATATTGCAAGAGCGGTTCTTTGCCTTGATACATGTGACGAACACCAAAGCCGCAACACTTAAAGAGGTATTGAGTTCTGTGGTATCCAAACATGCTTTTGATGTTCAGAACCTTCGTGGGCAGGGATACGATGGGGCTAGTAATATGAGGGGGGAGCTCAATGGCTTGCAAGCTCTTTTTCTTAGAGAATGCCCGTATGCATATTATGTCCACTGCTATGCTCATCGCTTGCAACTTGCGCTAGTGTCTGCTTCGAAGGAAGTGGTCACTGGTGCTCAATTCTTTCAGAAACTTCTTTTTATTGTAAACACCGTTGACTCCTCTGCAAAGCGCCATGATGAGCTTCGTGATGCCCAGTTGGAGGAACTAGCTCGGTTACTAGCTATTGATGACATTGAAACTGGTAAAGGGGCAAACCAGATCTGCACACTAAAACGACTTGGAGACACTAGATGGGGGTCTCACTTAGGTTCTATATCCAGCCTAAAGAATATGTTTAATGCAGTACATTCAGTACTTCAAAATATAGCATCTGATGGGTCAGCTGGCTCAATTCGTGCAGATGGAGACACTGCTTTCAACTACTTATCTTCTTTTGAGTTCATATTTGTCTTATGTCTGATGGAAGAAGCATTGGAGATAACTGAAGATCTTGGTCAAGCTTTGCAAAATAAATCACAGGACATAGTAAATGCCATGCGTCTAGTGTTCACAACAAAGGTTCGTCTTGATGAAATGAGATCAGATGATGGTTGGGAGGCCTTCTTTGATAGGGTTGTCGAGTTCTGTGTAAATCATTCCATTGATATTCCAGATTTGGGAGAAACTTACATTCTGCGTGGTGGTCGAGCTCGTCGCCAACCAGATCATTTTACTAAGGAGCACTATTTCCGGGTGGAAGTATTTCGTGCAACACTTGATACTCAACTACATGAATTAGAATTCAGGTTCAATGACAAGGTACTGGATCTATTGACCACTAGTGCTACCCTGATCCCTAAAAATAAATTCAGATCTTTCAAAGCTGATGATATTTGTGAGTTAGTCAAGAAATATTATCCAGCAGATTTCACCCAACAAGAAATCTATGGATTGGAGCAGCAACTAAAACACTTTGTTGTGGATGCCTCCAATGATAAAGATTTGAAAAATGTGTCAACCTTAACAAATCTTTGTCGATATCTCTTTGAGACGGGAAGACATTCTATCTACAATTTGGTTGATCGATTGTTGCGATTGCTTCTAACTCTTCCAGTTTCTACAGCAAGTGCCGAGCGAGCATTCTCAACTTTGAAGATCATTAAGACAAGGCTACGTAATACCATGGAAGATGATTATCTAGCCAATAGCTTGCTAGTAAAAATAGAGAGTGAAATCACGAAGAAGTACAGTTATGAAGATGTTCTTGTGCACTTTAAGGGTGCAAAGAAACGGAAAGCTAATCTGTAG